A single Endozoicomonas sp. NE40 DNA region contains:
- a CDS encoding autotransporter domain-containing protein, whose amino-acid sequence MKQVQVFKKTLLSLAVVSAFGGYGTVTQAKPTTGGGTTVNPSPSTSSTSATSSASSSTPSLNASSIPTQSTVSPSQSTVSPSQSTVSPTQSTATPTQSTATPSQSTATPSQSTATPTQSTATPSQSTATPSQSTATPSQSTATPTQSTVPPTQSTTGQTATGQTATGQTATGQTAAGQTAAGQTAAGQTAAGQTATGQTATGQTTTGQTTTGQTTTGQTTTGQQQPKSFNPITFEQGNDQEIKEHLVLLEDKFNALTGNDFKTKSIRYSSRALFDHLQQADNDVADLNKKLQSAKAASADPKVVADLENKIKKAEEYAKKARQDLVAFAKANQDRLGLKDNFLLAATQSVAGNKPGVVRQEKNAEPAEKVDFAALRRTSEGVTADASKVGLDASPVQAKGEDTAKFQTRVAEARKKLDALSQDDFRKIFLIKDPKAPDPSQAKDVAPEVIRLKGYDLRVPELYNAFMDRVQKDVPELFDSSANAAASADVVFTGGTVELDGFKTSPQSPLPGAHFVTPKGAKAADPYGTYTVAEGSDVYQASIGKDKPVDTFVVENSKFHAEDGVYASKVSIKDTENVAGYAVDAAGNVTEGYLPIVAKSYEDTAVKGKPAANGVTPVIARKRTVASFQGVKNGMVTVKGHEDVSITSSNLKSDGLGVAVTKGGAGTENMTIKDSTINMASGTEIVAQNLVVEGSSKINSTVDVVQQTTQQTAQQSSQQGATQAASSGSSNQAPKTQPQPAKSQQVVGLTTVRGANLKKTFVETTTQNGQQTTKDVEVDAVDTFKIGKGSEVLANIEGYEEGTVAGTLISDHIGSDNSRINKLVLEQGAVLRRYSSDGNTIYGSEKLDVTVGNGMTVIHDVNGFHTIVLDGGLLEGSLTGLNPIAQPAQGQEAFEGSTVEMKSGTYQGGDVTNVKSFTISGPVHLMPGSTKLNKVNADGSVQATETKPINIRGDVPVTSGSVFVISKAPDLAKGQSPVNVNGSVDFKKGSGLAVVVDDFTTSADLNVAYLNIEDGTPDYGAGVLKLEGGNKVHIRPQNLTDEASYDKTKALYEKAKEDPKAFADMTIVNYQSVQGSFEAPVSEYPLLNVASAPEASPLPSPGSYKVRLTFNTDPRNAFRSVWNMNSNDADVASAALLSSLEAGGETGRAMFNAIQKDGYQRAASENQWDPHVGMGMAAVTVTQKANQSISRHLNRHRTGIATGDMFESKGVWGEYFYSDGEMDDKSGVRGFENKVNGINLGLDALLNDQLTVGFAFTYGDVKTETNKSGRDASGDTFMGTLYTGWTMENYFFDTMWSYGRGSIDMKRKTSQGTYKSDTKSDTLGARLVGGYNYQLNQWLIQPQIEFNYVKVKFDDFKEKQQHGVFAQSVKLDDFEVMELGAGLKLMADYDVANGMLKPEFTLMGYHDFKDKKPEVQGTFLNGGRTYHVSGRDREENRVLAGVGLKYEMNNNLSLGLNYDYNWQGDYTAHGIVASVRYDF is encoded by the coding sequence CCACGGTCAGTCCGTCACAGTCTACGGTCAGTCCGTCACAGTCTACGGTCAGTCCGACACAGTCCACGGCTACCCCGACACAGTCTACGGCTACCCCGTCACAGTCCACGGCTACCCCGTCGCAGTCCACGGCTACCCCGACACAGTCTACGGCTACCCCGTCACAGTCCACGGCTACCCCGTCACAGTCCACGGCTACCCCGTCACAGTCCACGGCCACTCCGACACAGTCTACGGTTCCCCCGACGCAGTCAACCACTGGTCAGACAGCCACTGGTCAGACAGCCACTGGTCAGACAGCCACTGGTCAGACAGCCGCTGGTCAGACAGCCGCTGGTCAGACAGCCGCTGGTCAGACAGCCGCTGGTCAGACAGCCACTGGGCAGACAGCCACTGGGCAGACAACTACTGGTCAGACAACCACTGGTCAGACAACTACTGGGCAGACAACTACTGGGCAGCAACAACCTAAGTCGTTCAACCCAATTACCTTTGAGCAGGGTAACGATCAGGAAATCAAAGAGCATCTTGTACTGCTAGAAGATAAATTCAACGCATTAACGGGTAATGATTTCAAAACAAAATCGATCAGGTACTCATCCAGAGCCTTGTTTGATCATCTGCAACAGGCAGATAATGACGTTGCTGACTTAAATAAAAAGCTACAAAGTGCTAAGGCCGCATCAGCAGATCCTAAAGTAGTTGCAGACTTAGAAAATAAGATCAAAAAAGCTGAGGAATATGCGAAAAAAGCCAGACAGGATCTGGTGGCCTTTGCAAAGGCTAATCAAGACAGGTTAGGACTTAAAGATAACTTTTTGCTGGCTGCCACTCAGAGTGTTGCAGGTAATAAACCAGGAGTTGTTCGTCAGGAAAAAAATGCTGAGCCTGCAGAAAAAGTCGACTTTGCTGCTCTGCGTAGAACCTCTGAAGGTGTGACAGCTGATGCTTCAAAAGTGGGTCTTGATGCTTCACCAGTGCAAGCTAAAGGAGAAGATACTGCTAAATTCCAGACAAGAGTTGCAGAAGCCCGGAAAAAACTGGACGCTCTGTCTCAGGACGATTTCAGGAAGATCTTCCTGATAAAAGACCCCAAAGCTCCGGATCCAAGTCAGGCAAAAGATGTTGCTCCTGAGGTGATCAGACTTAAAGGCTATGATCTGCGTGTTCCTGAGCTTTACAATGCCTTTATGGATCGCGTCCAGAAAGATGTTCCTGAGCTGTTTGATTCTTCTGCCAATGCTGCTGCTTCAGCGGACGTGGTATTTACCGGAGGAACGGTGGAACTTGATGGTTTTAAAACCAGTCCACAATCTCCACTGCCAGGTGCGCACTTTGTTACTCCCAAGGGTGCTAAAGCCGCAGACCCTTATGGTACCTATACTGTCGCTGAAGGCTCCGATGTTTACCAGGCATCAATTGGTAAAGATAAGCCGGTAGATACCTTTGTTGTCGAAAATTCTAAATTTCACGCAGAAGATGGCGTGTATGCGTCCAAGGTTTCGATTAAGGACACAGAGAATGTTGCAGGTTATGCCGTTGACGCTGCTGGCAATGTGACAGAAGGCTATTTGCCTATCGTCGCAAAGTCTTATGAAGACACTGCTGTAAAGGGTAAGCCAGCGGCTAATGGAGTAACACCAGTCATCGCACGTAAGCGCACAGTTGCCAGTTTTCAGGGTGTTAAGAATGGGATGGTGACGGTTAAAGGTCATGAGGATGTTAGTATTACCTCCTCTAACCTTAAGTCTGATGGTCTTGGTGTAGCAGTTACTAAAGGAGGTGCTGGTACCGAAAATATGACCATTAAGGACTCTACCATCAATATGGCTTCTGGCACAGAAATTGTGGCACAGAATCTGGTTGTTGAGGGTTCATCGAAGATTAACTCTACAGTTGACGTCGTTCAACAGACCACTCAACAGACCGCTCAGCAGAGCAGTCAACAAGGTGCCACTCAGGCTGCTTCGTCTGGTAGTTCGAATCAAGCTCCGAAAACTCAGCCACAGCCTGCCAAGAGTCAACAAGTGGTTGGCCTGACGACTGTTCGTGGCGCAAATCTGAAGAAAACCTTTGTTGAAACAACGACTCAGAATGGGCAACAGACTACAAAAGATGTGGAAGTGGACGCAGTAGATACCTTCAAAATAGGCAAGGGATCTGAAGTCCTGGCTAACATTGAGGGCTACGAAGAAGGAACCGTTGCAGGTACTTTGATTTCTGATCATATTGGTTCTGATAACAGTCGGATCAATAAACTGGTTTTAGAACAAGGTGCTGTTCTGCGCAGATATTCTTCTGACGGTAACACTATCTACGGTAGTGAAAAGCTTGATGTAACTGTTGGTAACGGAATGACCGTTATCCATGATGTTAATGGCTTTCATACCATTGTTCTCGATGGTGGTTTGCTGGAAGGTAGTCTGACGGGTTTGAACCCCATTGCCCAGCCTGCTCAAGGTCAAGAAGCCTTTGAAGGCTCTACTGTAGAAATGAAGTCAGGTACTTATCAGGGTGGTGATGTCACAAATGTGAAATCATTTACCATTTCTGGTCCAGTTCATTTAATGCCTGGTAGTACCAAACTGAATAAAGTGAATGCCGATGGCAGTGTTCAGGCTACAGAAACTAAGCCAATTAATATTCGAGGGGATGTTCCTGTTACAAGTGGATCTGTTTTTGTTATCTCAAAAGCTCCTGATTTAGCAAAAGGTCAGTCGCCTGTAAATGTAAATGGTAGTGTGGATTTCAAGAAAGGTAGTGGTTTGGCTGTCGTCGTTGACGATTTTACAACTTCAGCTGACCTGAATGTTGCCTACTTGAATATTGAAGATGGTACCCCTGATTATGGTGCAGGCGTGCTGAAACTTGAAGGTGGCAACAAGGTTCATATACGACCTCAGAATCTGACTGATGAGGCGTCTTATGATAAAACGAAAGCGTTGTACGAAAAGGCTAAAGAGGATCCAAAAGCTTTTGCTGATATGACGATTGTCAACTATCAATCTGTTCAAGGAAGTTTTGAGGCACCTGTCAGCGAATACCCACTGCTGAATGTGGCCTCTGCTCCTGAAGCTTCTCCTCTACCGTCTCCTGGCTCGTACAAAGTCAGGTTGACATTTAACACTGATCCACGAAATGCTTTCCGTTCTGTATGGAATATGAACAGCAATGATGCTGATGTAGCGTCTGCAGCCTTATTGTCTTCTCTGGAAGCCGGTGGAGAAACCGGTAGAGCAATGTTTAATGCTATTCAGAAAGATGGCTACCAGAGAGCTGCTTCAGAGAACCAGTGGGATCCACATGTAGGTATGGGCATGGCTGCGGTAACGGTTACTCAGAAGGCTAATCAGTCCATCAGTCGTCATCTGAACCGACATCGTACCGGAATCGCAACTGGTGATATGTTTGAATCAAAAGGCGTCTGGGGTGAGTACTTTTACAGTGACGGTGAAATGGATGACAAGAGTGGTGTCCGTGGATTCGAGAACAAAGTGAATGGTATTAACCTTGGCCTTGATGCGCTGCTTAATGACCAGTTGACAGTTGGTTTTGCCTTTACATACGGTGATGTGAAAACAGAAACCAATAAATCCGGCCGTGACGCCAGCGGTGATACCTTTATGGGTACTCTTTATACTGGCTGGACCATGGAAAATTACTTCTTCGATACCATGTGGAGTTACGGACGCGGCAGTATCGACATGAAGCGGAAGACGAGTCAGGGTACTTATAAATCTGATACCAAGAGTGACACCCTGGGTGCTCGTCTGGTCGGTGGATACAACTACCAGCTCAACCAGTGGCTGATTCAGCCTCAAATCGAATTTAACTATGTGAAAGTTAAATTCGATGACTTCAAGGAAAAGCAGCAACATGGTGTGTTTGCGCAATCAGTGAAGCTGGATGACTTTGAAGTTATGGAGCTGGGAGCAGGTTTGAAGTTAATGGCTGATTATGACGTTGCTAACGGCATGCTGAAGCCTGAGTTTACTCTGATGGGTTACCACGACTTTAAAGATAAGAAGCCTGAAGTGCAGGGTACATTCCTGAATGGTGGCAGAACTTATCATGTTAGTGGTAGAGATCGTGAGGAGAACCGTGTTCTGGCAGGTGTTGGTCTGAAGTATGAAATGAACAACAACCTGTCTCTGGGTCTGAACTACGATTACAACTGGCAGGGTGACTACACTGCTCACGGCATTGTAGCCAGCGTTCGTTACGACTTCTGA
- a CDS encoding F-box/WD repeat-containing protein, with amino-acid sequence MIEGQHPGVSPSDRPSTSSTAVPVSEKTEKNRKKARWQPCTPERKWLRGSSGRLERPVERTFDTGITNLPDELLLKIFSGSNISTINACKYVNKRWNDLIAKHHLSDSPFSEHLNYDLVAQTADAYRSFTRGWLRDFGSRGKQLAEELDRLSGAKHFPEMLFFAIAEVLAKTELFTCENVFTARHDDSVMSASLSLDGNHLVTASDDTTAKIWERIDSQWQEKATIEHGSEVNSACFSPDGRHLVTTSDDHTARIWGLVDDQWQEKTIILHNEEVNSACFSPDGRYLVTASDDNTAKIWELVDDQWQETATIPHEKRVSYASFSPDGRHIVTASDDHTVKIWGLVNGQWQEEVIIQHDSEVNHACFSPDGRHLVTSSRDNTARIREFVDGKWQEITTIQHNKNVNNASFSPNGRHLVTASDDHTAKICSFVGGQWQEKATIQHNDLVHSASFSPDGRHLVTASNDKTNKLWGLVDDTWQEKATIQHNEWVYDASFSNEGHHLVTASADGTAKIWVVRNR; translated from the coding sequence ATGATTGAAGGACAACACCCGGGCGTATCACCCAGTGACAGGCCATCCACCAGCTCTACAGCCGTTCCTGTTTCAGAAAAAACAGAAAAAAACAGAAAAAAAGCCAGATGGCAACCCTGCACTCCAGAAAGAAAGTGGCTGAGAGGTTCCTCCGGGCGTCTCGAAAGACCTGTTGAAAGAACTTTTGATACGGGTATAACAAACCTGCCAGATGAACTGCTTTTAAAAATTTTTTCCGGCTCGAACATAAGCACTATCAATGCTTGCAAGTATGTCAATAAAAGATGGAACGATCTGATTGCTAAACATCACTTATCGGATTCCCCTTTCAGTGAGCATCTCAATTATGACCTTGTTGCGCAAACAGCTGATGCCTACCGTTCATTCACCAGAGGCTGGTTAAGAGACTTTGGCAGTAGAGGAAAACAATTAGCGGAAGAGTTAGACAGGCTTTCAGGGGCTAAACACTTTCCTGAGATGTTATTTTTTGCCATTGCCGAAGTATTAGCCAAGACAGAGCTTTTCACCTGTGAAAATGTATTCACCGCCCGGCATGATGATTCTGTAATGAGTGCCAGCCTCAGCCTCGATGGCAATCACCTTGTGACAGCCTCTGATGATACTACCGCCAAAATCTGGGAGCGTATTGACAGTCAATGGCAGGAAAAAGCCACAATCGAGCACGGTTCAGAGGTGAACAGTGCCTGCTTCAGCCCCGATGGACGCCACCTTGTGACAACCTCTGATGATCACACCGCCAGAATCTGGGGGCTTGTTGATGACCAATGGCAGGAAAAAACCATAATCCTGCACAATGAAGAAGTGAACAGTGCCTGCTTCAGCCCCGATGGACGCTACCTTGTGACGGCCTCTGATGATAACACCGCTAAAATCTGGGAGCTTGTTGACGACCAGTGGCAGGAAACAGCCACAATCCCCCATGAAAAGCGAGTGAGCTATGCCAGTTTCAGCCCCGATGGACGCCACATTGTGACTGCCTCTGATGATCACACCGTCAAAATCTGGGGACTTGTTAACGGCCAATGGCAGGAAGAAGTCATCATCCAGCATGATTCCGAGGTGAACCATGCCTGCTTCAGCCCCGATGGACGCCACCTTGTGACAAGCTCCCGGGATAACACCGCCAGAATCCGGGAGTTTGTTGACGGCAAATGGCAGGAAATAACCACCATCCAGCATAATAAAAATGTGAACAATGCCAGCTTCAGCCCCAATGGACGTCACCTTGTGACAGCCTCTGATGATCACACCGCCAAAATCTGTAGTTTTGTTGGTGGCCAATGGCAGGAAAAAGCCACAATCCAGCATAATGACCTGGTGCACAGTGCCAGCTTCAGCCCCGATGGACGTCATCTTGTGACAGCCTCTAATGATAAAACCAACAAACTCTGGGGGCTTGTTGATGACACATGGCAGGAAAAAGCCACCATCCAGCATAATGAGTGGGTGTATGATGCCAGCTTCAGCAACGAGGGACATCACCTTGTGACAGCCTCTGCTGATGGAACCGCTAAAATCTGGGTGGTCAGAAACAGATGA
- a CDS encoding ATP-dependent RecD-like DNA helicase encodes MQAPEYSSATRHHPQTDHQPIVHLQGSVERVTFHSEASGFFVIRVKCKGQRELVTMTGNTPSVTPGEFVDASGIWFNDHKHGVQFKVKQIKTVTPNTLEGIEKYLGSGMVKGIGPHFAKRLVKAFGEQVFDIIEENPERLMELEGIGKKRREKITSAWSEQKIIREIMVFLQSHGVGTARAVRIYKTYGDQSVEKVRENPYRLALDIHGIGFKTADQLAQQLGIARDSLIRAQAGVRHVLQELSGDGHCAWPYQALISDAVELLEIPENTIREAIQCEINEERLTPETIHEQPCLFLTPLHRAEQGVANHINRLLGGKSFWVDIDLEKAIPRVEAKNDIGLSGSQKAAVEQAVRSKVCIITGGPGVGKTTTVNSILKIIQAKRARVTLCAPTGRAAKRLSESTGQEATTIHRLLDFDPSAFDFKRNADNPLETDLLIVDECSMVDVVLMNQLLRAVPDNSAVLLVGDVDQLPSVGPGSVLRDLIESGKVPVARLTEIFRQAATSKITTGAHAINRGQPPKPAKNDEDTDFYYLTGNEPEELFQKLMAVVTRRLPQKFGFDPVNDIQVLAPMNRGGLGARSLNVALQEALNPDAHPKVTRYGWTYAPGDKVIQTVNNYDKEVFNGDIGRVISIDIEEGELMIRFDGREVLYQVNELDEVSLAYATTIHKSQGSEYPCVVIPMAMQHYTLLERNLLYTGVTRGKQLVVLLGQPKAVSMAARAVKSTRRVTNLQARLRTSKEKNEE; translated from the coding sequence ATGCAAGCCCCTGAATACTCTTCTGCCACCCGCCACCATCCCCAGACTGACCATCAGCCAATTGTCCATCTACAGGGTTCGGTAGAACGAGTGACCTTTCACAGCGAAGCCTCCGGCTTTTTTGTGATCCGGGTGAAGTGCAAAGGCCAGCGGGAGCTGGTGACCATGACCGGCAATACACCCTCTGTTACCCCCGGGGAGTTTGTGGATGCCTCCGGCATCTGGTTTAACGACCACAAACACGGCGTGCAGTTCAAGGTCAAACAGATTAAAACCGTCACGCCGAATACGCTGGAAGGAATTGAGAAGTATCTGGGCTCGGGCATGGTGAAGGGCATTGGTCCCCACTTTGCCAAACGGCTGGTGAAAGCCTTTGGCGAACAGGTGTTTGATATTATCGAGGAAAACCCTGAACGCCTGATGGAGCTGGAAGGCATCGGTAAAAAACGGCGGGAGAAAATCACCTCCGCCTGGTCGGAACAGAAAATCATCCGGGAAATCATGGTATTTCTGCAATCCCACGGTGTCGGAACAGCAAGAGCAGTTCGTATCTACAAAACTTATGGCGACCAGTCCGTAGAAAAAGTGCGGGAGAATCCTTACCGGCTGGCACTGGATATTCATGGCATTGGCTTTAAAACCGCAGACCAGCTGGCGCAACAGTTAGGTATTGCCAGAGACTCTCTGATCCGGGCGCAGGCTGGTGTACGGCACGTGTTGCAGGAACTGTCCGGCGATGGTCATTGCGCCTGGCCTTATCAGGCGCTGATCTCAGATGCAGTAGAACTGTTGGAAATCCCTGAGAATACGATTCGTGAAGCCATTCAGTGTGAAATCAACGAAGAGCGATTAACCCCTGAAACCATCCACGAGCAGCCCTGCCTGTTCCTGACACCACTGCATCGGGCTGAACAGGGGGTTGCCAACCACATAAACCGCTTGCTGGGCGGCAAATCGTTCTGGGTTGATATTGATCTGGAAAAAGCCATTCCCCGGGTAGAGGCCAAAAACGATATTGGGCTGTCCGGTTCACAAAAGGCGGCCGTGGAGCAGGCGGTTCGCAGCAAAGTCTGTATTATCACCGGTGGCCCGGGCGTGGGTAAAACCACCACCGTCAACAGCATCCTGAAAATCATTCAGGCAAAGCGCGCCCGTGTAACACTGTGCGCCCCGACCGGAAGGGCGGCCAAGCGTCTATCAGAATCCACAGGACAGGAAGCCACCACCATTCATCGTCTGCTGGACTTTGACCCATCTGCCTTTGATTTCAAGCGTAACGCCGATAACCCGCTGGAAACCGATCTGCTGATCGTCGATGAATGCTCCATGGTAGACGTGGTGTTGATGAACCAGCTGTTGCGTGCAGTGCCGGATAACAGTGCCGTGTTATTGGTAGGTGACGTGGATCAGTTACCCTCTGTAGGACCCGGCTCGGTACTGCGTGACCTGATTGAATCCGGCAAAGTGCCTGTGGCGAGGCTGACCGAAATCTTCCGTCAGGCCGCTACGTCAAAAATCACTACCGGCGCCCATGCCATCAACAGAGGCCAGCCTCCAAAGCCAGCTAAAAATGATGAAGACACTGACTTCTATTATCTGACTGGCAATGAACCTGAAGAACTGTTCCAGAAGCTTATGGCGGTGGTCACCCGTCGTCTGCCACAGAAGTTCGGTTTTGATCCGGTCAATGATATTCAGGTATTAGCGCCCATGAACCGTGGCGGTCTCGGAGCCCGCAGCCTGAACGTTGCCCTGCAGGAAGCCCTGAATCCCGATGCCCACCCGAAAGTCACCCGCTACGGCTGGACCTACGCCCCCGGCGACAAAGTCATTCAGACCGTCAATAACTACGACAAAGAGGTGTTTAATGGCGACATTGGTCGGGTCATCAGTATCGACATAGAAGAAGGCGAGCTGATGATCCGTTTTGACGGGCGGGAAGTGCTGTACCAGGTCAATGAGCTGGATGAAGTCTCTCTCGCCTACGCCACCACCATCCATAAAAGCCAGGGTTCGGAATACCCCTGTGTCGTGATTCCCATGGCGATGCAACATTACACACTGCTGGAAAGAAACTTGCTCTATACTGGCGTTACCCGTGGCAAGCAGCTCGTGGTGCTACTGGGACAACCCAAAGCAGTGAGCATGGCGGCCCGGGCTGTAAAATCGACACGCCGGGTGACCAATCTTCAGGCTCGCCTTAGAACTTCTAAAGAAAAAAATGAAGAATAA
- a CDS encoding type IV toxin-antitoxin system AbiEi family antitoxin domain-containing protein → MSSKLNWLINHTSPGSLVLQQWLTKHGIRYSLAQKYTQSGWLKRLSSGVYYRPEPSGQLQPDWADALQALTQQLQLPVHLAGLSSLTHQGLSHYLQLHSEQVWVGVKSRQTLPKWFREFSGQPWLYSGNHKLKELSEKDFTTVTVKGRELIASRPELAAYEVVDAIDKTIRFEHAAELFQGLVNLSPRKVQSLLNRSSAVQTNRIFLFLSHHFNHPWFKRLDESQIELGSGKRQVVANGRFDERYQITVPESLITKERRSD, encoded by the coding sequence ATGTCATCCAAGTTAAACTGGCTAATTAACCATACCTCTCCTGGCTCTCTGGTGCTTCAGCAGTGGCTAACGAAACACGGTATTCGCTATTCTTTGGCACAGAAGTATACCCAGAGCGGATGGCTTAAAAGGCTCAGCTCTGGTGTCTATTACCGGCCTGAACCCAGCGGTCAGCTTCAACCTGACTGGGCAGACGCCCTACAGGCTCTCACTCAGCAACTGCAACTGCCCGTACACCTTGCAGGACTCAGTAGTTTGACCCATCAAGGACTCAGCCATTATCTGCAACTTCATTCAGAACAGGTCTGGGTAGGAGTCAAAAGCAGGCAAACCCTGCCAAAGTGGTTTCGTGAATTTTCCGGGCAGCCCTGGCTATACAGTGGCAACCACAAACTCAAGGAACTATCTGAAAAAGATTTCACTACAGTAACAGTGAAAGGAAGGGAGCTCATAGCCAGTCGCCCTGAGCTGGCTGCGTATGAAGTAGTAGATGCTATCGACAAAACAATCCGCTTCGAACATGCCGCAGAACTGTTTCAGGGGTTGGTCAACCTGAGTCCAAGAAAAGTGCAGTCACTTCTTAACCGCAGCAGTGCAGTTCAAACCAATCGCATTTTTCTATTTTTGAGCCACCACTTTAATCACCCGTGGTTTAAGCGACTCGATGAGTCACAAATAGAGCTTGGCTCTGGTAAACGTCAGGTGGTTGCTAATGGCCGATTTGACGAGCGTTACCAGATCACTGTTCCTGAGTCCCTGATAACGAAAGAAAGAAGATCCGATTGA
- the tnpA gene encoding IS66 family insertion sequence element accessory protein TnpA has translation MKPEERKQNQALWQERMNDWQQSGLSASGWCQKHDIKQHLFFYWKHKLLTRPDNKLIPLGVVQPEPSAPSLVILYMDSIRIEAAPEHAAALIKALQAAS, from the coding sequence ATGAAACCTGAAGAGCGCAAACAAAACCAGGCACTCTGGCAAGAGCGGATGAACGACTGGCAGCAGTCCGGACTCTCGGCCTCAGGCTGGTGTCAAAAGCACGACATCAAGCAGCACCTGTTTTTTTACTGGAAGCACAAACTGCTCACCAGACCGGATAATAAATTGATCCCTCTGGGCGTTGTTCAGCCAGAACCTTCTGCGCCTTCCCTGGTGATCCTCTATATGGATTCCATACGAATCGAAGCGGCTCCTGAACACGCTGCTGCCCTGATCAAAGCATTGCAGGCTGCCTCGTGA
- the tnpB gene encoding IS66 family insertion sequence element accessory protein TnpB (TnpB, as the term is used for proteins encoded by IS66 family insertion elements, is considered an accessory protein, since TnpC, encoded by a neighboring gene, is a DDE family transposase.), translating to MIRPEDEVAVYLYAEYVDMRKSIDGLATLVEQQAGQSPFNQTVYVFCNRKRDKIKLLCWERNGFVLWYKRLEKFRFKWPGNEAPEAIDGGLLNQLLDGYDIRPKAPHPTLEYTTLL from the coding sequence GTGATCCGCCCGGAAGATGAGGTGGCTGTCTATCTCTACGCTGAGTACGTTGATATGCGCAAATCCATCGACGGGCTGGCGACTTTAGTCGAACAACAAGCCGGACAATCACCATTTAATCAGACGGTCTACGTCTTCTGTAATCGCAAGCGGGACAAGATCAAGCTGTTGTGTTGGGAGCGTAATGGCTTTGTGCTCTGGTATAAGCGACTGGAGAAATTCCGCTTTAAATGGCCGGGGAATGAAGCACCCGAAGCGATCGATGGAGGCCTGCTCAACCAGCTTCTGGATGGTTATGACATTCGCCCCAAAGCACCTCACCCAACACTGGAATATACGACTTTACTCTAA
- a CDS encoding DMT family transporter, with protein sequence MITDIAVRQRLLAALGLALATLCWGGNSVAARLSIGEIPPLTLSFWRWALVFCLLIPFTARQVSKERDIIFKHKGKLVVLAITSVSAFNTLLYLAAQSIQAVNVALIQVGLPFICIVLSIPLLGVYPKKAQSAGLLVAAVGLLAIFSKGDVNVLLALDFGRGDMIMLLAVVIWALYTVLLRRFAIPLSGHVLLTVCVGIGILFIAPFYLWEFLTQGGFEMKASTVCLLAYVTVFASIVAFLSWNYGVSILGANQASMFNFLIPVFSALIAIPVLGEGLQTYHFLGAGFIFAGLWLSGKR encoded by the coding sequence ATGATAACGGATATCGCGGTCAGGCAGAGACTGTTGGCTGCTCTCGGGTTAGCCCTTGCGACACTGTGCTGGGGAGGTAATAGCGTTGCGGCTCGCCTGAGTATTGGAGAAATTCCCCCGTTAACCCTTTCTTTCTGGCGTTGGGCTCTTGTCTTCTGTCTTCTGATTCCGTTCACTGCAAGACAGGTGTCGAAGGAAAGAGACATCATTTTTAAGCATAAAGGCAAGCTGGTGGTACTGGCGATAACCAGTGTTTCCGCCTTTAACACCCTGTTGTATCTCGCTGCGCAGAGTATTCAGGCCGTTAACGTGGCTTTGATTCAGGTCGGGCTGCCGTTTATCTGCATTGTTCTGAGTATTCCGCTTCTCGGGGTCTATCCGAAAAAAGCGCAGAGTGCAGGTCTGCTGGTAGCCGCCGTTGGGCTTTTAGCTATTTTTTCCAAAGGCGACGTCAATGTTCTGCTGGCTCTGGATTTTGGCCGGGGCGATATGATCATGTTGCTGGCAGTGGTCATCTGGGCATTGTATACCGTCTTGCTCAGGCGATTTGCGATTCCTCTGAGTGGTCACGTTCTTTTAACGGTTTGTGTCGGTATTGGGATTTTATTTATTGCGCCGTTTTATCTGTGGGAGTTCCTGACACAGGGTGGCTTTGAAATGAAGGCTTCTACGGTCTGTCTTCTGGCCTATGTTACTGTATTTGCGTCGATTGTCGCTTTTCTGTCGTGGAATTACGGGGTAAGCATTTTAGGTGCTAATCAGGCGTCCATGTTCAACTTCCTGATTCCTGTATTTTCTGCACTTATTGCCATACCTGTTCTGGGAGAAGGTTTGCAAACCTATCATTTTTTGGGTGCCGGATTTATTTTTGCAGGGCTGTGGTTATCCGGCAAACGCTGA